One Mugil cephalus isolate CIBA_MC_2020 chromosome 22, CIBA_Mcephalus_1.1, whole genome shotgun sequence genomic window carries:
- the rab21 gene encoding ras-related protein Rab-21, which translates to MAAGSSGKTYSFKVVLLGEGCVGKTSLVLRYCENKFNDKHITTLQASFLTKKLNITGKRVNLAIWDTAGQERFHALGPIYYRDSNGAILVYDITDEDSFQKVKNWVKELRKMLGNEICLCIVGNKIDLDKDRHVSVEEAESYAESVGARHYHTSAKLNKGIEELFLDLCKRMMETAQVEERLKGNGASQSASSRRGVQIVDDEPQATPAGGCCSSG; encoded by the exons ATGGCGGCCGGAAGCAGCGGAAAAACCTACTCCTTCAAGGTGGTGCTACTGGGGGAAGGCTGCGTGGGGAAGACGTCCCTGGTGCTGCGATACTGCGAGAACAAATTCAACgacaaacacatcacaactcTTCAG gcGTCCTTCCTCACAAAGAAGCTCAACATCACAGGGAAGAGAGTGAACTTGGCCATATGG GACACAGCAGGACAGGAGCGTTTTCATGCGTTAGGTCCCATCTACTACAGAGACTCCAATGGAGCCATTCTAGTGTACGACATTACAGACGAAGACTCCTTCCAGAAG GTGAAGAACTGGGTGAAGGAGTTGAGGAAAATGTTGGGGAACGAGATTTGTTTATGTATAGTAG gtAATAAAATAGATTTGGACAAAGACAGACACGTTTCAGTGGAGGAGGCCGAGAG ttacGCGGAGTCGGTGGGAGCCAGACACTACCACACATCAGCCAAGTTAAATAAAGGCATCGAGGAGCTTTTCCTGGACCTCTGTAAAA GGATGATGGAGACGGCTCAGGTGGAGGAGAGGCTGAAGGGTAACGGGGCCAGCCAATCAGCATCGAGTAGGCGGGGCGTACAGATCGTGGATGACGAACCGCAGGCTACGCCGGCCGGAGGATGCTGCTCCTCCggataa
- the LOC124999870 gene encoding tetraspanin-8-like, which produces MAQINTCLKLTFIIFNLLFAIIGGIIIGLALMSQVMTNANGGEEMEGRTTGLIVLYIMGFFTMVIASLGAYGAYKESRVCLIVFLVCMVVGSLLMLRAGFSAAITHSQIVPTLESKFHDLVPLDNNGENLKHMMELLQEKAQCCGLFSYSDWKTIPKSCNCESEDQSQCTSPRYDGRYIYKQPCFPIIVHYMLMFSNIGLGVVFTMAALGLLGMVLSSIMIHQLRYRTSPTVMLSVPTIFTASPPKYQELQNPPPY; this is translated from the exons ATGGCGCAGATCAACACCTGCCTCAAACTGaccttcatcatcttcaacCTCCTGTTTGCG ATCATCGGTGGCATCATCATCGGCCTCGCTCTGATGTCTCAGGTCATGACCAACGCCaacggaggagaggag ATGGAGGGTCGGACCACCGGCCTCATCGTCCTCTACATCATGGGCTTCTTCACCATGGTGATCGCCAGCCTGGGCGCCTACGGGGCCTACAAGGAGAGCCGAGTCTGCCTCATCGTG TTCCTGGTCTGCATGGTGGTCGGGAGCCTGTTGATGCTCAGAGCTGGATTCTCTGCCGCCATCACTCACTCTCAG ATTGTGCCGACGCTGGAGTCCAAGTTCCACGACCTTGTTCCTCTCGACAACAACGGAGAAAACCTGAAGCACATGATGGAGCTTCTGCAGGAGAAG gcTCAGTGCTGTGGTCTGTTCAGCTACAGTGACTGGAAAACTATCCCCAAGTCCTGCAACTGTGAGTCCGAGGACCAGAGTCAGTGCACTTCACCGAGG TACGACGGCAGATACATCTACAAGCAG CCCTGCTTCCCCATCATCGTGCACTACATGCTGATGTTCTCCAACATCGGACTCGGGGTCGTCTTCACCATGGCTGCTCTGGGG ctgctCGGTATGGTCCTGTCCTCCATCATGATCCACCAGCTCCGCTACAGAACCAGTCCCACCGTCATGCTCAGCGTTCCCACCATCTTCACCGCGTCGCCACCAAAATACCAGGAGCTGCAGAACCCGCCGCCGTACTAG